Part of the Brevibacillus brevis genome is shown below.
TCGGGGTAGAGTCCAGGCTTCGTCACGAGGCAGCTCATGCGGAGGCGGTACGGGGCAAGCTGTCCGCTACCTTCTCCCATGCGATCGACGAATTTTTCGACATGGGGAAGTATTTGTTGTTCGGGGCTTTGGTCAGCGCCATTCTCCAGGTGTACGTCAGTCGGGAAACGATGGTCGAAATCGGTCAGACACCTTTTGCGTCACAGCTGGTCATGATGGGGATGGCCTACCTGTTTTCATTGTGCTCGGAGGCGGACGCGTTCATCGCCGCATCGTTTGGGAGCACCTTTCAGGCGAAATCCATTCTTGCTTTTCTCGTATTTGGCCCCATGCTGGATATGAAAACGACACTCATGCTGCTGGGCACGTTTCGCTTCGGCTTTGTCGTCAAGCTGGTGATAGCCGTCACGGTACTGGTCATCGTGGTGACAGGGCTATGGCCGCTTTAGAGGGGAGGTGTGGAAAATGGAAGAAGCGAGAGCGAAGCGCCATTACTTTTTGCGGACACTGATCCTGATCGGTTTCACCTCGCTCCTGGCTGAGTTGATCATCACGGATCGTCTGAGCCACTACTTGGCTCCCCGTCTGCACATGTTCAGTTATGTCACGCTTGGAATTTTGGCATTGCTCACTCTCGTCAGCTTGCGGCAGGCCATAACGGGAACCAATGCGTACGACTGCGACTGCGAGGATGCGCACAAGCTGCCGCGCTCCCTGTGGCGATCCGTTTTTGGTTACGGACTGTTCCTTTTGCCTTTGGCCATGGCGTTTCTGCTCCCGGATCAACTGCTTGGCAGTGACTTGGCGGAGAAGCGGGGCATCACCCTGCTTTCCAATGATGTGAAAAAGCTGGCGGAAGCGGCCGGCAAGGCAAATACGGAAGCGGATGCCCGGAAGAACGCCAGTCCGCCGGTTCAATCGGAAAAGCCGGGAAATGGCAACGGAAGCGCTTCGGCCGAGCAACAGCCGCCGATGCCGTCACCGACGGAAAAAACGGCACAATCTTCTGGGAAACAGTCTGCCATGACCGACGAGGGGCTGCGTCAAAAATTTGCTACGGGCTTCGGCGATTTTTACGCCGATATCGCGGTCTCCCTATACAAACAGCCGGTCATTCGGCTCGATGAAACGGTATTTCTGGACGGGCTGACTACAATGGAGCTGTACGCCAAGGAGTTTGCGGGAAAGGAGCTGGAGACGCTCGGCTTCGTCTACCGCCAGCCGGATTTTACGCCGCAGCAATTTGTGGTGGCCCGCTTTTCCGTGACGTGCTGCACGGCCGATGCCAACGTATTCGGTATTTTGGTGGAAAATGGGCAGGCGGACAGATGGGCCAAGGACAGCTGGGTGAAGGTGCGTGGAAGACTGGAATTGCGTCAGGTGGACGGATACGACATGCTGGTCTTGAAGGCTTCCAAAGTCGAACAGGTGAAGGCGCCCAAAGACCCGTATGTGTACTACAGTTATGATCCTGCGGGAACAAACGCATCGAAAGGAGACGGACTATGATAGAACGCTATGAAATAACCAGCTACGACGCCGCCCAGCGGATGTGGCAGCTGCAGCAGGCGGCATACCGGATCGAGGCCGAACGGATCGGGTGGCCGGATTTGCCGCCGCTGCGCGAATCGGCAGAGGAGCTGATGGAGTGCGGGGAGACGTTTTACGCCGCGATTCTAGCCGGTGACCTGGCAGGGGCCGTGTCCTTCAAAAAAGTCGGGCAGACGCTGGATATTCACCGAATGGTAGTGGATCCGAAGCACTTTCGCAAAGGGATTGCGAGCAATCTGCTCGTCCATCTCGAGAAAGCCAATCCGGAAGCCAGTTCCATTATCGTATCCACTGCGGCTCGCAATGAACCCGCCGTCAAGCTCTACCAGCGTCATGGCTACGTGACGACCGGTACAAAGGAAGTCGCCCCCGAACTCGTTCTCCAATTTTTCAAAAAGGACCTGTAAACGTTCTCCGGTCAGGAGGATTCAGGTTTGGCCTCGCAGCGGGAAAAAAGCTCGTACGGTTTGGCAAGCAAAAAGCTGACGCACT
Proteins encoded:
- a CDS encoding TIGR03943 family putative permease subunit; the encoded protein is MEEARAKRHYFLRTLILIGFTSLLAELIITDRLSHYLAPRLHMFSYVTLGILALLTLVSLRQAITGTNAYDCDCEDAHKLPRSLWRSVFGYGLFLLPLAMAFLLPDQLLGSDLAEKRGITLLSNDVKKLAEAAGKANTEADARKNASPPVQSEKPGNGNGSASAEQQPPMPSPTEKTAQSSGKQSAMTDEGLRQKFATGFGDFYADIAVSLYKQPVIRLDETVFLDGLTTMELYAKEFAGKELETLGFVYRQPDFTPQQFVVARFSVTCCTADANVFGILVENGQADRWAKDSWVKVRGRLELRQVDGYDMLVLKASKVEQVKAPKDPYVYYSYDPAGTNASKGDGL
- a CDS encoding GNAT family N-acetyltransferase, whose protein sequence is MIERYEITSYDAAQRMWQLQQAAYRIEAERIGWPDLPPLRESAEELMECGETFYAAILAGDLAGAVSFKKVGQTLDIHRMVVDPKHFRKGIASNLLVHLEKANPEASSIIVSTAARNEPAVKLYQRHGYVTTGTKEVAPELVLQFFKKDL